A region from the Streptosporangium sp. NBC_01756 genome encodes:
- a CDS encoding MFS transporter, whose amino-acid sequence MRQDMTQTDAEPRLSPAYWRLWWATGINAVGDGAFAAAVPLLAVTITRDPRLVSVVSAATYLPWLLLSLPAGALVDRYDRVGLMWRSQAIQAVIVSVVAVLAAFGHIGIPVLAIMAFGLGACETVFANAAQAILPDIVAKPLLHRANGHQQTITAIGSQFLGPPIGSLLFAVVVALPFGMDAGSFALSAALLATLPRRRHRQIEHPPLRTAIADGLRRLARHRLLRTLAILLGVNTFCGQLGNVTLVLLATRTLHLDARGYGLLLAGAAIGSLLGGLVSARVVNRVGALPALLTALATNVVVFVGIGLSPNAIVLGALLAVNGFVITLWNIVTVSLRQQIVPSEMLGRVNSVYKMLGWGLIPLGALAGGLVAHAFGLRAPYPVAGVLRGIALLVAMPVLIRAMRDR is encoded by the coding sequence TGGGCGACGGGTATCAACGCCGTCGGTGACGGGGCGTTCGCCGCGGCCGTTCCACTGCTGGCCGTCACGATCACGCGCGACCCACGGCTCGTGTCGGTCGTCTCCGCAGCGACGTACCTGCCGTGGTTGCTGCTGTCGCTCCCCGCCGGTGCGCTCGTCGACCGGTACGACCGCGTCGGCCTCATGTGGCGCTCGCAGGCGATCCAGGCAGTGATCGTCAGCGTCGTCGCGGTCCTTGCCGCGTTCGGCCACATCGGCATCCCGGTGCTCGCGATCATGGCATTCGGGCTGGGGGCGTGTGAGACCGTTTTCGCCAACGCAGCGCAGGCGATCTTGCCGGATATCGTCGCCAAGCCCCTGCTGCACAGGGCGAACGGCCACCAGCAGACGATCACAGCGATCGGCTCCCAGTTCCTGGGACCACCGATCGGCAGCCTGCTCTTCGCGGTCGTCGTGGCGCTGCCGTTCGGGATGGACGCCGGCTCCTTCGCCCTGTCCGCCGCGCTGCTGGCGACACTGCCCAGGCGGAGGCACCGGCAGATCGAGCACCCGCCGTTGCGGACGGCGATCGCGGACGGCCTGCGCCGGCTGGCCCGTCACCGGCTGCTGCGCACCCTCGCGATCCTGCTCGGTGTCAACACCTTCTGCGGCCAACTCGGTAACGTCACACTCGTCCTGCTGGCGACCCGGACGCTGCACCTCGACGCGCGCGGTTACGGCCTGCTGCTCGCCGGCGCCGCGATCGGCAGCCTGCTCGGCGGCCTGGTCAGTGCGCGCGTCGTCAACAGAGTCGGCGCACTTCCCGCTCTCCTCACCGCGCTCGCCACGAACGTCGTCGTCTTCGTCGGGATCGGGCTGAGCCCGAACGCGATCGTGCTCGGCGCTCTGCTGGCCGTCAACGGCTTCGTCATAACGCTCTGGAACATCGTGACCGTCAGCCTCCGGCAGCAGATCGTGCCGTCCGAGATGCTCGGCCGGGTGAACAGCGTCTACAAGATGCTCGGCTGGGGACTGATCCCGCTCGGAGCGCTGGCCGGCGGACTGGTGGCGCACGCGTTCGGGTTGCGTGCGCCGTACCCTGTCGCGGGCGTGCTGCGAGGAATCGCCTTGCTGGTCGCGATGCCCGTACTGATCCGTGCCATGCGTGACCGATGA